In one Cellulomonas sp. JZ18 genomic region, the following are encoded:
- a CDS encoding cation acetate symporter, producing the protein MTATLAGVLPAATAPAEQIGEPVVNIAIFGAFVLVTLVIVFRASRNNRSAADYYAAGRSFTGPQNGTAIAGDYLSAASFLGICGAIAIYGYDGFLYSIGFLVAWLVALLLVAELLRNTGRFTMADVLSFRLRQRPVRMAAAISTLAVVFFYLLAQMAGAGGLVALLLGLDTVAAQSVVIAVVGALMILYVLVGGMKGTTWVQIIKAVLLIAGAGVMTIWVLARFGLNLSDLLQGAIDVAGEGGETLVEPGRQYGASALTQLNFVSLALALVLGTAGLPHVLMRFYTVPSAKEARRSVVWAIWLIGIFYLFTLVLGYGAGALVGPERIASAPGRANSAAPLLAYELGGVLLLGIISAVAFATILAVVAGLTITAAASFAHDIYASVIKRGQVEPDREVRVARITVVAIGALAIVGGIFANGQNVAFLVALAFAVAASANLPTIIYSLFWKRFNTSGALWSMYGGLVSCIVLIALSPVVSGKVDPATGESLSMIRDTGVDFAVFPLENPGIVSIPLAFLLGIVGTLLSKEQPHPEKFAEMEVRSLTGAGAEKATSH; encoded by the coding sequence ATGACCGCGACGCTCGCGGGCGTGCTGCCCGCCGCCACCGCGCCCGCCGAGCAGATCGGTGAGCCGGTCGTCAACATCGCGATCTTCGGCGCGTTCGTCCTCGTGACGCTCGTGATCGTGTTCCGCGCCTCGCGCAACAACCGCAGCGCGGCGGACTACTACGCGGCGGGCCGGTCCTTCACCGGCCCGCAGAACGGCACCGCGATCGCGGGGGACTACCTCTCCGCAGCGTCGTTCCTCGGCATCTGCGGGGCCATCGCCATCTACGGCTACGACGGGTTCCTCTACTCGATCGGGTTCCTCGTCGCGTGGCTCGTGGCGCTGCTGCTGGTCGCGGAGCTCCTGCGCAACACCGGCCGCTTCACGATGGCCGACGTGCTCTCGTTCCGGCTGCGGCAGCGGCCGGTCCGCATGGCGGCGGCGATCTCCACGCTCGCCGTCGTGTTCTTCTACCTGCTCGCGCAGATGGCGGGGGCGGGCGGCCTCGTCGCGCTGCTGCTCGGCCTCGACACGGTCGCCGCGCAGAGCGTGGTCATCGCCGTCGTCGGCGCGCTGATGATCCTGTACGTGCTCGTCGGCGGCATGAAGGGCACCACCTGGGTGCAGATCATCAAGGCGGTGCTGCTCATCGCCGGCGCCGGTGTCATGACGATCTGGGTCCTCGCACGGTTCGGGCTCAACCTGTCCGACCTGCTCCAGGGGGCGATCGACGTCGCCGGCGAGGGCGGCGAGACGCTCGTCGAGCCCGGCCGGCAGTACGGCGCGTCCGCGCTCACGCAGCTCAACTTCGTGTCGCTCGCGCTCGCCCTCGTCCTCGGCACCGCCGGTCTGCCGCACGTGCTCATGCGCTTCTACACGGTGCCGTCGGCCAAGGAGGCGCGTCGGTCGGTGGTGTGGGCGATCTGGCTCATCGGCATCTTCTACCTGTTCACGCTCGTGCTCGGGTACGGCGCGGGCGCCCTGGTGGGTCCGGAGCGGATCGCGTCGGCACCGGGGCGCGCGAACTCGGCGGCCCCGCTGCTGGCGTACGAGCTCGGCGGGGTGCTCCTGCTGGGCATCATCTCGGCCGTCGCCTTCGCGACGATCCTGGCGGTGGTCGCCGGGCTGACGATCACCGCCGCGGCGTCGTTCGCGCACGACATCTACGCGTCGGTGATCAAGCGCGGTCAGGTGGAGCCGGACCGGGAGGTGCGGGTCGCGCGGATCACCGTCGTCGCGATCGGTGCGCTCGCCATCGTCGGCGGCATCTTCGCGAACGGGCAGAACGTCGCGTTCCTCGTGGCGCTGGCGTTCGCGGTCGCGGCGTCGGCGAACCTGCCGACGATCATCTACTCGCTGTTCTGGAAGCGGTTCAACACGTCCGGTGCGCTGTGGAGCATGTACGGCGGGCTCGTCTCCTGCATCGTGCTCATCGCGCTCTCGCCGGTCGTCTCCGGCAAGGTCGACCCCGCCACCGGCGAGAGCCTGTCGATGATCCGGGACACGGGCGTCGACTTCGCGGTGTTCCCGCTCGAGAACCCCGGCATCGTGTCGATCCCGCTCGCGTTCCTGCTCGGCATCGTCGGGACGCTCCTGAGCAAGGAGCAGCCGCACCCGGAGAAGTTCGCGGAGATGGAGGTCCGCTCGCTGACCGGTGCCGGCGCCGAGAAGGCCACGTCGCACTGA
- a CDS encoding DUF485 domain-containing protein, with protein MSETRQETDYQRVQRSEEFQDLRRRFRRFVFPMTALFLVWYFVYVLLANYAHDFMSQRVTGTITVGLLFGLGQFVSTFAITMVYARWANNRQDPVAERLRDEIEQGTVGGTSAVRGAEGSRA; from the coding sequence GTGTCCGAGACCCGTCAGGAGACCGACTACCAGCGCGTGCAGCGCTCCGAGGAGTTCCAGGACCTACGCCGAAGGTTTCGGCGGTTCGTCTTCCCGATGACCGCGCTGTTCCTCGTCTGGTACTTCGTCTACGTCCTGCTGGCCAACTACGCGCACGACTTCATGAGCCAGCGGGTGACGGGGACCATCACGGTCGGCCTGCTCTTCGGGCTCGGGCAGTTCGTCTCGACGTTCGCGATCACGATGGTCTACGCCCGGTGGGCGAACAACCGGCAGGACCCGGTCGCCGAGCGGCTGCGTGACGAGATCGAGCAGGGCACCGTCGGCGGCACCTCGGCCGTCCGCGGTGCCGAGGGGAGCCGGGCATGA